One Gemmatimonadota bacterium genomic window, CGTTCGGGACCGAGTCCGATATCGACACCAACGAGCGGATCGTGATTTTGATGACCAAGTCGGTCAACAACCTCACGCCGGATTGCACCAGCGGGCGGGTGCTGGGCTATTTCTTCGGCTTGGATCTGATTACGACCGGGAGCCAGTCGGTAAACTCGAACAAGGCTGAGATCTTCTACACCTTCGTCCCGTCACCCTCGACGCCGACCTGTACCGCCATCAACCGGGTCCAGACCCTTTACTCCGTCAAGCCGACGTTGATTCACGAACTCCAGCACATGATCAGCTGGAACAAGCGGGTGATTCAGGGTTCTGGCAACGCCGAAGAAACCTGGCTCAACGAGGCGATGTCGCACTTTGCTGAGGAGCTCGGCGGGCGATTGATTCCGGCGGATCAGTGCCCGCCGCCTAGCGGTTCCAGCGCGCCGTCATGCCGGAGTCAGTACACGTCGGGCGACATTCTCAATGTGTATGACTACCTCGCGTCGACCGAAGACCACTTTCTGATCTACCCCACTTCGTCCAACGGCACTTTGGAAGAGCGGGGAGCGAGTTGGCACTTCCTCCGGTGGGTCATCGACCAGTTTGCTACCGATTCGCTGGTGGGCTCGGACTTCACGCCGTCGTTGGTCACCGGCCCGGGCGGGGCCGCGACGATCACGGCGCGGACCGGCCAGAGTCTGGCCCAACTGGTGCCGGAGTGGCTCCTGGCCGCGTATCTCGACGACTTGCCCTCGTTTACCGCGGCAAGCCCCCGGCTCCGCTTCAAGAGTTGGGGGTTGCGGTCGATCTTCACCAATCCGCTCAACCAGGGACCGAGTGGCCCGTTCAGCGGCTTTCCAGTCAAGCCCGACTCGACCAGCGGGTCGTACACCAAGGCAGGCACCCTTCGCGGCGGGAGCGGACGCCATTTCCGGCTGATCCAACAAGCCAATGGGCCCGGGATTGATTTTCAGCTGGTGAAGGACGCCGCGGGCACCGCCATCGACCCGGCGTTAGTGGCCCGGATCGGGATCGCCAGGGTTCGTTAGGCGGGCTTGGCCCGAAAGCGCCCCGGTGCCATGCCGCGGCTTTTGGTGAAGGCTTTGGTCAGGTGCCTCTGATCGGAAAATCCGCAGCGGACCGCGATCTCGGCGATGGAAATCCGACGGTCGCGGGGCAGGACCTCGGCCCGGTCGATCCGGGCTGAACGCCGGAACTCCGCCGGTGAGGTGTGAAAGTGTTTCCGGAACATCCGCGCCAGATAGATCGGATGGCCCCCCACCTGACGGGCCACCGCGTCGATCGTGTCCTGGTGGTTTTCGGCCAAAATCGATTTGGCTTCGATTAGCCAGCCGGGGGCCTGGCGGTTCCGTTCCCGCGGGTACCGCGCGATTTCGCCGAGGAGTTCGAGGCAAAGTCCCTCGATGACCAGGGCGGAGGCCGGTGACCAGCGGAGACACCCGTTCGACATCTTGCGGACGGTGGCGCCGATAGTCTGGTGGCGGAGCGCCATCGGATCCGTCGGCTGGTGTCCGACTGATTCAGCCAACCGAATCCGCTCGGCCGGAATCGACACCGTGAAGAACTGCCCCTGGATCGCGCCTGCCACCGGGTCGAACCGGTCCCGGTGGGTCGTCCCGGGTGGATTGTAGATCACCACCGATCGATCGCAGATCTCCGGTGCCCCGCATGCCGAGGCCCGGTAGGCGCCTCCGATCGGCAGGACAACGTGGGCGTCTTCATGGGTGTGGAGCCCGACCGAGCGAGTCGGGTCGGCTTCCCAATGAGCCACCGAAAACGCCCCGGCCCGCCGGTCCTGGTCGCAATGTCCGAAAAACTGGCCGGGACGAAGAATCCGGTTAGTCGAGCTCGGTCCGGATATGAGCATAGTCGCTGTCCTACGGAACCGGCGGGTGTCGAGTTCCACGAGCTTGACCGCCCAGCTTGAGTGCGGGGCACGCTTCCGCGAGATTCCGCTGGTGGAATACACCTTCGTTCGGATGGGGTTGGCGCTCTCGGCGGTGACGGCGGTCGCCATGGGTCCGCTCGCGGCCCAGGCCCGGCCAGTGCCGGCCATTCTGTCGTATCCGGCCAACGTTCGCGCTGCGGGGCTGGCAGGAGCGGGCGTTGCCATGACCGGTTATGCCGGCTCCGTGTTTAATAATCCCTCGGGGCTCGCTCCGATCCGGGCCTTGAGCCTTGAGATGACCCTGGCGCGGCTGCCGGACCGGTCGACCTACTTGATGGGAGCCGCAGCCGCCCGGGTAGGCCGGTTCAACGTGGGCGGCGGGTACCAATACCTCCGGTTGCCGACGGGCGGCCCGGTGTATGACAACTTTGCCGGCGTGGGTACCGGAGTGTATCGGCGGGGCGGGATCGCGCTCGGCACCAGCGCCAAGTATGTGTCGGTGGAAGATTCGGGCGGCGTGATTACCCGATCGGCCACGACGGACGTCGGGGCGACGGTGGCGCTTTTTGAGATTGCCGCGCTCGCGTTGTCGGTCCACAATCTCGGCGACTGGAACGTGTCGAACGGCGGCCTGGCCTTGCCTCGCTCCTGGCATCTCGGGTTTAGCTTCAACCTGCTCGACTCGTTCTCGAACGGGCGACTGATGACCACGATCGAGACGGTGTGGACCGAAGACCAGCGCCGGCGGACCGTGATGGGCCTCGAGGTGGGTGCGGTCGTGAAGGGGCTCGGTTTGGTGGCCAGGATCGGCCACGGGGGCCAACCGGGGGACGTGGCGGGCACCCTGTCCAAGACCACGTACGGCGGGAGCATCGTGGCCGGCGAGACCCGGTTCGACTACGCCTACCAGCGGCGAAGCCCGTTAGGCAATGGGGTTCATCTTTTCGGGGTCCGCTGGACGCCGTGACCAGGAAACGGTTTCTCATGGGTATTCTCGTGGCGGCGGTGGTTCTCTTTCTGGGGTACGGTACCGCCTACGTGGCCAGCGAGGATATCCGGTACCTGACGCGGGCCGGGATCGAACAGACCAGGATTCTGGAGCGGCGGAAGCCACTCGAGGCGATGGTGGCGGATTCCACGCTCCCGGCCGTTGACCGGGCCTATATCGGTCTGGTGATCGAGGTCCGGCGGAAGGCGGCGGCGCTCGGACTCGAGGCCGGTGAGACCTATACCACCTATACGGATGTGGGCCGCGACACCTTGCTGTTGAGTTTGACGGGGTCGCGGAAGGACTGCATTTGCCCCGTGACCTGGAAGTATCCGATCGTCGGCCGGGTGCCGTACAAGGGGTTCTTC contains:
- a CDS encoding AraC family transcriptional regulator; this encodes MAGTGRAWAASGPMATAVTAESANPIRTKVYSTSGISRKRAPHSSWAVKLVELDTRRFRRTATMLISGPSSTNRILRPGQFFGHCDQDRRAGAFSVAHWEADPTRSVGLHTHEDAHVVLPIGGAYRASACGAPEICDRSVVIYNPPGTTHRDRFDPVAGAIQGQFFTVSIPAERIRLAESVGHQPTDPMALRHQTIGATVRKMSNGCLRWSPASALVIEGLCLELLGEIARYPRERNRQAPGWLIEAKSILAENHQDTIDAVARQVGGHPIYLARMFRKHFHTSPAEFRRSARIDRAEVLPRDRRISIAEIAVRCGFSDQRHLTKAFTKSRGMAPGRFRAKPA